A single region of the Bacillota bacterium genome encodes:
- a CDS encoding amylo-alpha-1,6-glucosidase, protein MEITFSKSELNPEIGPTKEWLLTNGIGGFAASTIIGLNTRRYHGLLIASLRPPIDRRLLVAKLDEDLYLEDRKYVLGANQVHSGYAQRGYEHLQRFRRNPFPTFTYHVDDVFIIKKIFMIYGRNTTVVNYRIINEHGKKVTLQIFPLVNCRDYHAAIFENDWPFQQEVQDFQVKIEPFRGAPCLYLASDQARYVKRGSWYKGMYYTVEEYRGLPCYEDHYIPGYFVVHTQTSEDFTVVLSTEEVFSFNYAALEAGERERLQSLLDLAGYQDEFAQQLVLAADAFLVQRESTGKRTIIAGYPWFSDWGRDAMIALPGLTLCTKRFPEAREILATFAAYEQEGLIPNMFPDAGEAPLYNTVDAPLWYFYAVQKFLAYTADYGFIKENIFPTLKRIIAHYQAGTKFGIKMDQDGLIVAKCSGLQLTWMDAKVGNWVVTPREGKPVEVNALWYNALCFMAQLAPVFGEPDKYSELAEKVRTSFRSGFWNEVEHCLYDVINTEIKDARIRPNQVLAVSLPFSPLTRGEARAVVSRVWEELYAVYGLRSLSPRDPEFKGRYGGNQVERDAAYHQGTVWSWFLGHFITAYRKVHGYSSESLEVARLFLSPMRDHLRDHGVGTISEIFDGAPPFTPRGCFAQAWGVAEVLRSYVEDLN, encoded by the coding sequence ATGGAAATCACCTTCAGCAAAAGCGAGCTTAACCCCGAAATTGGGCCTACGAAAGAATGGCTGCTGACGAATGGTATCGGGGGTTTTGCCGCCTCAACAATTATCGGGTTAAATACGCGCCGTTATCACGGGCTTCTAATTGCTTCATTAAGACCACCAATAGACCGGCGCTTACTTGTTGCAAAGCTAGACGAAGATCTATATCTCGAAGACAGAAAGTATGTTTTAGGAGCTAACCAGGTACACAGCGGGTACGCGCAGCGGGGGTACGAGCACCTCCAGCGCTTCCGGCGCAACCCTTTCCCAACTTTTACGTACCATGTTGATGATGTTTTCATCATCAAAAAAATTTTTATGATCTACGGCCGGAATACAACAGTAGTTAATTATAGAATCATCAACGAGCACGGGAAGAAGGTTACTTTACAGATTTTCCCGCTGGTTAATTGCCGGGATTACCATGCCGCGATCTTCGAAAATGATTGGCCTTTCCAACAAGAGGTTCAGGATTTTCAAGTTAAAATCGAACCTTTCCGGGGGGCGCCTTGTCTTTATCTAGCAAGTGACCAGGCGCGTTATGTGAAGCGGGGGTCCTGGTACAAGGGAATGTATTATACTGTAGAGGAATACCGCGGTCTCCCCTGTTACGAAGACCACTACATCCCGGGTTATTTTGTCGTTCATACCCAGACTTCCGAAGACTTTACGGTGGTTCTTTCTACGGAGGAGGTATTTTCTTTTAATTATGCCGCTTTAGAGGCCGGGGAAAGAGAACGCCTGCAGTCCCTTTTGGATCTTGCGGGGTACCAGGATGAGTTCGCACAGCAGTTGGTTCTGGCTGCAGATGCTTTTCTGGTCCAGCGGGAGTCGACAGGGAAGCGAACCATTATCGCCGGTTACCCCTGGTTTAGCGACTGGGGACGGGATGCCATGATTGCCTTGCCCGGTTTAACTTTATGCACAAAGCGCTTTCCGGAAGCGCGGGAGATTCTCGCAACTTTCGCGGCCTACGAACAAGAAGGGCTTATTCCTAATATGTTCCCTGACGCGGGAGAAGCACCCCTGTACAATACTGTAGATGCTCCCTTGTGGTATTTCTATGCTGTTCAAAAATTTCTCGCCTACACCGCTGACTACGGATTTATTAAAGAGAATATTTTCCCCACACTAAAAAGAATCATCGCTCACTACCAGGCAGGAACGAAATTCGGCATCAAAATGGACCAGGATGGTCTGATCGTGGCGAAGTGCTCCGGCCTTCAACTCACCTGGATGGATGCCAAGGTCGGGAACTGGGTGGTTACGCCCAGGGAAGGGAAACCCGTTGAGGTAAATGCTCTTTGGTATAATGCCCTCTGCTTTATGGCTCAGCTTGCGCCGGTTTTCGGCGAACCGGATAAATACAGTGAACTGGCCGAAAAGGTGCGCACGAGTTTTCGGAGCGGTTTTTGGAATGAAGTTGAACACTGCCTTTATGATGTCATTAATACCGAAATAAAAGATGCCCGGATCCGTCCTAATCAAGTGCTTGCCGTGAGTCTCCCCTTTAGTCCCCTCACACGCGGGGAAGCCCGGGCGGTGGTCTCTCGCGTTTGGGAGGAACTTTATGCTGTTTACGGATTACGAAGTCTTTCTCCGCGTGATCCAGAGTTTAAAGGCCGTTACGGGGGGAACCAGGTGGAGCGGGATGCGGCTTATCATCAAGGGACGGTCTGGAGCTGGTTCCTGGGGCATTTTATTACCGCTTATCGAAAAGTACACGGTTATTCTTCTGAAAGCCTCGAGGTTGCCCGTTTATTTCTTAGCCCGATGAGGGATCACCTCCGGGATCACGGGGTGGGAACCATTTCCGAGATCTTCGACGGGGCTCCCCCCTTCACTCCACGTGGTTGTTTTGCCCAGGCCTGGGGTGTGGCAGAAGTACTGAGGAGCTATGTAGAAGATTTAAATTAA
- a CDS encoding isochorismatase family cysteine hydrolase codes for MAEKAFIIIDMLNDFVREQGALYVGEAGRRIIPAIARELAKAREEGWPVIYVCDQHQQEDREFEMFPPHCLAGSKGGEVCTELAPRTGDLVVYKRRYSGFYGTDLDLCLRERGIQELVLTGVCTNICVLYTAADARMRGYGVTVLKECVASFDERAHDFALQEMKKTLGAKVI; via the coding sequence ATGGCGGAAAAGGCTTTTATCATCATTGATATGCTCAATGATTTTGTTCGGGAACAGGGGGCCTTGTATGTTGGTGAAGCAGGGCGCCGGATCATCCCTGCCATCGCGCGGGAGCTGGCGAAGGCGCGCGAGGAAGGATGGCCTGTAATTTATGTTTGCGATCAACACCAGCAGGAGGATCGGGAGTTCGAAATGTTTCCCCCTCACTGCCTTGCCGGTTCAAAAGGAGGGGAAGTCTGCACCGAACTCGCGCCCCGTACCGGGGACCTGGTGGTCTATAAACGCCGGTACAGCGGTTTTTATGGCACCGACCTGGATCTTTGTTTGCGGGAAAGGGGAATTCAAGAGCTGGTTTTAACCGGAGTTTGCACGAACATCTGCGTTCTGTACACTGCTGCCGACGCCCGGATGCGGGGCTACGGAGTAACTGTTCTTAAAGAATGTGTTGCTTCTTTCGACGAAAGAGCACATGATTTTGCCTTGCAGGAAATGAAAAAGACCCTGGGAGCAAAGGTTATATAA
- a CDS encoding DUF3842 family protein, whose amino-acid sequence MKIAVVDGQGGGIGKHITEKIRREFGAEVEIIALGTNSAATSLMLRAGANEGATGENAVVQTVSEVDVIVGSFSILVAHAMLGEVTPRIAEAIGQSKAQKILLPIGRNRVEIIGVKQEPLPHYVEQLVQYLKDLKEAKQIVRS is encoded by the coding sequence ATGAAAATTGCGGTTGTTGACGGTCAGGGAGGCGGCATTGGAAAACACATTACAGAAAAAATAAGAAGGGAATTTGGCGCCGAGGTCGAAATAATAGCCCTGGGGACTAACAGCGCCGCCACTTCTTTGATGTTGAGGGCCGGCGCAAATGAGGGAGCGACTGGTGAAAATGCCGTCGTCCAGACTGTTTCTGAAGTTGATGTAATTGTGGGGTCCTTTTCCATTCTTGTGGCTCATGCAATGCTGGGAGAAGTAACACCCAGGATTGCCGAAGCGATCGGTCAAAGCAAGGCACAGAAGATTCTCTTGCCGATTGGAAGGAACCGGGTTGAAATCATTGGTGTAAAACAGGAACCGCTGCCCCATTATGTAGAACAACTTGTCCAGTATCTCAAGGATCTCAAGGAGGCGAAGCAAATTGTGCGAAGCTAA
- a CDS encoding CooT family nickel-binding protein, producing MCEANAYLLKNGQEELVFEKVDRVLPHEKGLLLQDIFGRQLILEARIKELALVDHKIILERFEKTA from the coding sequence TTGTGCGAAGCTAATGCTTATCTTTTGAAAAATGGTCAGGAGGAGCTTGTTTTTGAGAAAGTTGACCGCGTTTTACCACACGAAAAAGGGCTTTTGTTGCAGGATATTTTCGGGCGCCAGTTAATCCTCGAGGCGCGGATTAAAGAGCTGGCTCTGGTAGATCATAAAATTATTTTAGAACGGTTTGAGAAAACAGCCTGA
- the tatA gene encoding twin-arginine translocase TatA/TatE family subunit has translation MFGLLPSIGPWEIIAILAIVLIIFGPGKLPEVGKSLGKTIREFRKASTETKDQVEEALKEPEASK, from the coding sequence ATGTTTGGATTGTTGCCCAGTATCGGGCCGTGGGAAATTATCGCGATTCTCGCCATCGTTTTAATTATTTTCGGGCCTGGCAAGTTGCCGGAGGTAGGTAAATCCCTGGGAAAGACGATTAGGGAGTTTCGCAAGGCTTCGACGGAGACGAAAGACCAGGTGGAGGAGGCCTTAAAGGAGCCGGAAGCCAGTAAGTAA
- a CDS encoding homocysteine biosynthesis protein gives MGVEKTYAEINARIKRGEAVVVTAEEVIDLVVEKGVEKAAREVDVVTTGTFGSMCSSGVFLNFGHPQPRIKMKKVYLNGVPAYGGIAAVDAYLGAAELPESDPENRVYPGRFLYGGGHVIEDLVAGNPVKLEALGYGTDCYPRRRIESWITLADLNNALLFNPRNAYQNYNVAVNLSNRTIYTYMGVLKPNLGNASFSTSGQLSPLLNDPYYKTIGIGTRIFLGGGIGYVAWHGTQHDPCVPRGKNGVPVTGGGTLAVIGDLKQMSAQWLRGTSFLGYGASLAVGIGIPIPILNEEVLLYTAVKDEEIFAPVVDYSAAYPNNTGEVLGSVSYAQLRSGCIVINGKEVPTTPVSSYFKAREIAQILKQWIKGGQFLLTEPVQLLPGVESGITIKGLKEKKNNG, from the coding sequence TTGGGTGTTGAAAAAACGTACGCGGAAATTAACGCCAGAATCAAGAGAGGGGAAGCTGTTGTTGTAACGGCAGAAGAAGTGATAGACCTGGTCGTAGAAAAGGGAGTGGAGAAAGCGGCACGGGAGGTTGATGTAGTTACCACAGGCACTTTCGGAAGCATGTGTTCGAGCGGTGTTTTTTTAAATTTTGGCCATCCCCAACCCCGCATAAAAATGAAGAAAGTTTATTTAAACGGGGTTCCCGCGTATGGCGGTATTGCAGCAGTTGATGCCTATCTGGGCGCTGCGGAACTGCCGGAGAGCGATCCGGAAAACCGCGTTTATCCCGGTCGTTTCCTTTACGGGGGAGGCCACGTCATTGAAGACCTGGTTGCCGGGAACCCTGTAAAACTTGAGGCTTTAGGCTACGGAACGGATTGCTACCCGCGGCGCCGGATCGAAAGCTGGATTACCCTGGCCGATCTTAATAACGCGCTCCTGTTTAACCCTCGCAATGCTTATCAAAATTACAATGTTGCGGTTAATTTGTCGAATCGTACAATCTACACTTACATGGGAGTGCTCAAACCGAATTTAGGAAATGCGAGTTTTTCGACTTCAGGGCAACTCAGTCCTCTTTTAAACGACCCCTATTATAAAACGATCGGAATTGGAACGAGAATTTTTCTCGGCGGGGGAATTGGTTACGTGGCCTGGCACGGGACACAACACGACCCTTGTGTTCCGCGTGGCAAGAATGGTGTTCCCGTAACGGGGGGCGGAACACTGGCTGTAATTGGCGATCTCAAGCAGATGAGCGCGCAATGGCTCCGGGGGACCAGTTTCCTCGGTTATGGCGCCAGTCTGGCGGTGGGAATCGGGATCCCGATTCCGATTTTAAATGAAGAAGTTCTTCTTTATACAGCCGTTAAAGATGAGGAGATCTTCGCTCCGGTTGTGGATTATAGTGCCGCTTATCCTAACAATACCGGAGAAGTACTCGGAAGCGTGAGTTATGCCCAACTCAGATCGGGCTGTATTGTGATTAACGGCAAAGAGGTGCCGACAACCCCTGTTTCCAGTTATTTTAAGGCGCGGGAAATCGCTCAGATTTTAAAACAATGGATTAAAGGCGGCCAATTCCTGCTCACCGAACCCGTCCAGTTGTTGCCCGGTGTGGAATCGGGGATTACGATCAAAGGTTTAAAAGAGAAAAAGAACAACGGTTGA